The nucleotide sequence GAATCGTTGGCGTGTATCCGAAAGACTTCATACAAAAGGGAGAGACGAGCAATGAATGAGAGCAATCAATGGATGCTGCATCGAGCAGGTGTGTTGAATTTTTGGTATTACGATGAAGAATATTTTGATTTTGCAGATGGAAAGCTGTTGTTGCGAGGTTCTAACGGATCAGGAAAATCAGTAACAATGCAAAGCTTATTGCCTGTATTATTAGATGGGAAAACGAGCCCGGACAGACTTGATCCGTTCGGTTCAAAAGCGAGAAAAATGGAAGATTACTTGCTTGGTGAAAAGGATATTGTCGACCGCGATGAACGTACAGGCTATTTATTTTTAGAGTATAAAAGACAAAATACAAATCAGTATATGACAACAGGAATTGGGTTGCGAGCGAAACGAAATAAAACGATGAGCTTTTGGGGGTTTGTTCTTACAGACGGAAGGCGAGTTGGAGCTGATTTCAAATTATATAAGGAAGAAAAAGAAGGAAATGGAAAAGTGCAAAAGATTCCCTTCTCGAAAAAAGAGTTAGAAAAAAGAGTTGCTGACGGCGGTGAAGTTGTGCAAACGAAAAAGGAATATATGGGGCTTGTAAATAAGTATATTTTTCGTTTCGACTCTACTGATGCATACGAAGAACTAATTAAACTGCTTATTCAATTACGTAGCCCGAAACTTTCAAAGGATTTTAAGCCGACAGTCATATACGAAATCTTAGAAGGCTCGTTACCAGCAATAGCGGATGAAGATTTGCGTCATATTTCTGAAACGATTGAAAATATGGATCAACAGAAGCAACAGCTAGAACAGATGGAACGAGATAAACGTGCTTTAGAAAAGTTAAGCAATACGTACACGACATATAATGAATGGTTGCTTGCAGAGAAGGCTTCGCATTTTGTGAAGGAATATGAACAGACGAAGAAAATCGAGACAGCCATTAGCGAACTAGCTGAGTGTAAAAAACAGTTAGAAGATAAGCTTGCTCACTTAGAAGCGCACCAAGAGCGGTTAGAGCGTGAACAATCTGTATTAACGGATGAGAAAGAAAAGCTCTACAAGCATGATGTATGGGATAAGGAAACTGAAAAGAAAGAAGTAATGCAACAACTAGATGATATATTGAAAGCATTCCACTCTTACGAAGAGAAGCTTGAGAAGAAATCGAAGAAAGAACGAATATTGATTGAACAATTGCGGACAGGTGAAGATAGTCTTGACCAAGAAGAGAATAATCTGGAAGAACAAATAGAAAGATTAGAAGAAGATGCGGCTGATGTATCTTTTCAGAATCATACGATAAATAGCGAAGACTTTCATAGACATCGTGAAGAAGATTTTGATTTTACCGTGTGGAAACGAGAGGCAAAGGCACACGAAGACAACTTACATCATATCATGCAAGATTGGCACAATCATGAAAAATATAAAACCCAATACCTTGAGTTGTATAAAGAAATTGGTGATCTCAACCAAGAACTTGATGAACTGCGTTACGAAGAACAAAAATGGCAGCAAACTTTTGAAGAAGAAAAGGCAACGATTCAAGAACGTGTATATGCATGGAACGAAGCGAACGACCTTATTAAAATGGAAGAAACAGGATTGCGCCAACTATCACAGCGATTGAATGAGTTATACGAACCGTTTACATATGAAGACGTGAAGGCTCCAGCAGTAGAAATTTTTCAAAATAAGATACGAACATTAGAAAAGGAAAAAATTGAAAATTCTCATGCTCAAAAATTAAAGCGCGAAAAAATAGACGAAACCGAGAAACAGGTAAACGTATGGAAAGAAAAGCGTGACCCTGAGCCAGACCGTCACGAGGAAACGACAAGGGTAAGGAAATGGCTAACTGAAAAAGGGATTCTACATGTACCTTTTTACGCTGCGGTTGAATTTCTGGATGACGTGTCAGAAACTGTGCGTGAACGAATTGAAGCTGCATTAGAGCAAAGTGGGTTATTGGATGCTTTGATTACAGAAGAAGACGTTGATGTAGATAATGACCGTATTTTTGTACCTAAGCCTGTAATGATGGCTCATACGCTTGCTAATTATGTGAAGCCGGACCTTGATGAATCAGTCTCTATTTCAACTGAACGAATTGATGAAGTGCTCCGCAGTATTATTGTCTCTGAAGATTCTGCTGAGGAACATGGGACAATCGTTTCAGAGCATGGTCAGTTTCAAATTGGAATTGTAAAAGGTCATGCACCGAAGAAAGAGCGTGCTGATTTCATCGGACGCACTGCTCGAAAAAGGTTGCGTTTTGAAATGATTGCTTCACTTACAGAGGAGCTTTATCAGTTAGAGAATGAGCTTCAAGCATTACTTGAAATAGAGGAGACGATTGAAAGTCAAATCGAACAAGCACAGAATGCTTATGCTATGTTTCCGCGAGACCGAGATGCACAGGAAGCATACAAAGAAAGAAACAATTCAACAACCAAAAAAGAAAACAAAGAAAAAGAAGTTCAGCGTAAAAATGAAAAGCTAGCAGAAATTTATCGCACATGGCAAGGAGTAAAACGTGAACTTCAGCAAAAGACTGCAACGTTTGATTTGGAATTTTCACCAATTGCTTATCAAAATGCTTTAACATATATGAGAACTTATAGCGATGGACTAAATGAACTGCAATTAATCTTCACCCGTTATAAAAGTAAGAAACACTCGATAATGAGTTATCGTGAGCAACTAGAAGAAGTAAAGGAAGAGGTCGATAGGCTTAAAGGAGAGCTGGCTGTTCAAAATAGTAAGAAGCAGGAAAAAGAACTAAAGTTAGAAAAGCTTGAAGAACGATTAAAAGAAATGGGTGCTGAAGAAATTCGCCAAGAAATCAATAATGTTTGCGACAGGTTAAATGAAATTGAAAAGGAATATCCTAGGACAATTAAAGGCGTTACAACTACGAAGCATCTTATTGAGAAGCAACTGGAAGATGAAAAACGAGAAAAGCAACGCTTAGCTTTTTCAACAGCTTTATCACATGCTTGGCAAGTGAGCTTTATTGATGAAGAACAATTACATTTGGTTATACATAAAGGAGAAGATGGAAGTGCTTCCCCGTACGAACGAGCAAAGAGGGTGCTGAAGCAATATGGGCACGTTATTCAGGAAAGTGATCGGACAAAACAATTCGAGCGTTTAAATAAAGTGTTTTTTCAGGAGCAGCCTAACTTAGTAGAATATCGTATGACACAAGAGAAACATGCCAATGAAGCAGCTGAAATTGCGGTTGATTTTGAACTGACGGAAGAAATGATGTTAAAAGCAGCCGATTGGAAGCAAAAAAATAGCCGCACGAAAATCATTTTAGAGTATAAAGGTCAGAGAGTAAGCCCGTATTTTGT is from Bacillus tianshenii and encodes:
- a CDS encoding TIGR02680 family protein; translated protein: MNESNQWMLHRAGVLNFWYYDEEYFDFADGKLLLRGSNGSGKSVTMQSLLPVLLDGKTSPDRLDPFGSKARKMEDYLLGEKDIVDRDERTGYLFLEYKRQNTNQYMTTGIGLRAKRNKTMSFWGFVLTDGRRVGADFKLYKEEKEGNGKVQKIPFSKKELEKRVADGGEVVQTKKEYMGLVNKYIFRFDSTDAYEELIKLLIQLRSPKLSKDFKPTVIYEILEGSLPAIADEDLRHISETIENMDQQKQQLEQMERDKRALEKLSNTYTTYNEWLLAEKASHFVKEYEQTKKIETAISELAECKKQLEDKLAHLEAHQERLEREQSVLTDEKEKLYKHDVWDKETEKKEVMQQLDDILKAFHSYEEKLEKKSKKERILIEQLRTGEDSLDQEENNLEEQIERLEEDAADVSFQNHTINSEDFHRHREEDFDFTVWKREAKAHEDNLHHIMQDWHNHEKYKTQYLELYKEIGDLNQELDELRYEEQKWQQTFEEEKATIQERVYAWNEANDLIKMEETGLRQLSQRLNELYEPFTYEDVKAPAVEIFQNKIRTLEKEKIENSHAQKLKREKIDETEKQVNVWKEKRDPEPDRHEETTRVRKWLTEKGILHVPFYAAVEFLDDVSETVRERIEAALEQSGLLDALITEEDVDVDNDRIFVPKPVMMAHTLANYVKPDLDESVSISTERIDEVLRSIIVSEDSAEEHGTIVSEHGQFQIGIVKGHAPKKERADFIGRTARKRLRFEMIASLTEELYQLENELQALLEIEETIESQIEQAQNAYAMFPRDRDAQEAYKERNNSTTKKENKEKEVQRKNEKLAEIYRTWQGVKRELQQKTATFDLEFSPIAYQNALTYMRTYSDGLNELQLIFTRYKSKKHSIMSYREQLEEVKEEVDRLKGELAVQNSKKQEKELKLEKLEERLKEMGAEEIRQEINNVCDRLNEIEKEYPRTIKGVTTTKHLIEKQLEDEKREKQRLAFSTALSHAWQVSFIDEEQLHLVIHKGEDGSASPYERAKRVLKQYGHVIQESDRTKQFERLNKVFFQEQPNLVEYRMTQEKHANEAAEIAVDFELTEEMMLKAADWKQKNSRTKIILEYKGQRVSPYFVLHEIESDYSLQKEYLNEKDRELYEEIILKSVGRILRSKIQRAEQWVKAMDKLMEKRDTSSGLNFSIKWKPRTAETEDEMDTKELVNLLRMNANLLKHEDLQRVTNHFRAKIARARELVEERGQGDTLHQVMKEVLDYRKWFSFVLSYQRTNEPKRELTNQVFFKFSGGEKAMAMYIPLFTAAYSRYQEADNHAPYVISLDEAFAGVDENNIRDMFELVEELGFNYIINSQALWGDYDTVSSLSICELVRPKNAPFVTVLRYHWDGKTRHAQFHSKS